DNA from Rhinoderma darwinii isolate aRhiDar2 chromosome 6, aRhiDar2.hap1, whole genome shotgun sequence:
tgtatctacaagggggactttatctacgggggggggggggagctttatctacaagggggactttatctatggggggagctttatctacaagggggactttgtctacacgggggggggggctttatctacaggggggtgtctatctacagggggggctatatactggggtgggctatctatggagcaccatatacaggggtgggctatagctacaggggggggctatatagtatatagccccctgtagatatagcccacccctgtagatatagcccacccctgtagatatagcccacccctgtatatatagcccccctgtagatatagcccacaactgtagatatagcccacccctgtagatatagcccacccctgtagatatagccccctgtagatatagcccccctgtagatatagcccacccctgtagatatagcccacccctgtagatataacccccctgtagatatagcccccctgtagatatagtccccctgtagatatagtgcacccctgtagatatagcccacccctgtagatatagcccacccctgtagatatagtccccctgtatatagcccacccctgtatatagcccccccctgtatatagcccacacctgtatatagcccacccctgtatatagcccacccctgtatatagcccacccctgtatatagcccacccctgtagatatggtccccctgtcgatatggcccccttgtagatataacccacccctgtatatagtccccctgtagatatagcccacccctgtatatagtatcccacaaatagctccccctatagtgcaccacagaaagcccacccctgtatatagcccccttgtacatatagtccacccctgtatatagtgctccacagatagcccacccctgtatatagtatatacaggggtgggccatctgtggagcactatatacaggggtggactatctaatggagcactatatacaggggtggactatatggacaagagggctatatacaggggtgggctatctgtgaaacactatatacaggggtggactatatgtggagcactatattcaggggtgggctatatctacaggggggctacatacatggttgggctatctgtggagcactatatacaggggtaggctatatctacaggggggctatatacaaggttgggctatatctacaggggggctatatacaggggtgggctatctgtagagcactatatacagggggctatatacagggttgggctataagtggagcactatatacagggggctatatacagggttgggctatacgtggagcactatatacagggctgggctatatctacagggggctatatacaagggtgggctatctgtagagcactatagggggagttatttgtgggacactatatacaggggtgggctatatgggggcactatctacagggggctctatggcaggcgctatctacagggggcacagtgtgtgtgtgtgggacacggtgtatggtgctattataattagaggtgcagtatatggcgctattatatttaggggcgtagtgtgtggtataatgataactttatatttatttataggtgcagaaatgttggtaaagtgagaagctgaagacatgtgagcggcaaactgcagaaatggtctgtgaccgggagaagtcatcatagaggtctggaccggatggagaaaaataactagaatctgagacgtctttGTATGCAATAGAATTAGCATAACccttcacaataaataaaggccTAAGCCCAAACATCATAGATTGTAAGCAGGACAGTTACTCCACTTGTCTAAGTtgttaattagttttgtcactatgtaatgtctgattttgtctgtacatgtttcctctgtaaagtgctgcagaatatgttgccgCTAAATTAATAAAACATATTATTATTAACCATGAAAAACTACCCTAGACCGTCATCTCTCCTCAACTTGTGTGCAGTTGTTCGAATATGGGGAACCCCCCCCCATTTTATGAAGCTCTTAATGTACAGTTCTTGTGCTCTTGTCACTTCAGGAGGCAGTTAGTGAGTGATGTAATAGACAATAGGCAATGTTTATGCACCATGGTGTTCAGCACTCGGCGGCCCTGCTCCGTGATGGTCTACAGgtttgtggctgagctgttgcCACTTTTAGACGCTTCCACTTTccaataatatcacttacaggtgattaggacagatctagcagatcagccaTTTTaataactgacttgtggcaaaggtggcttCTTATGACTGTGCCACGTTTAAAGCTCTAATCTCTTCAATaagacccatactactactactaccaatgtttgccTATGGAAATTGCATTATTATGTGCttaattttatgcacctgtttgcaacggGTATGGCTGAAATACCTGTATTAAATAATTAggcggggtgtccacatactttaggACATAAAGGGGGGATTTATCAATTGCATCTAAAAGAAAAAGAACTggccttgttgtccatagcaaccaatcagagctcagattTATTTTTGTAAACTGCATTGGAAAAATGAAAGCCGTACTATGATAGGCAACACGGCCAGTTCCTCTTTTAGACACTTGATAAATTATATAATgatataataaattatataatgtGCCTAGTAGAATGCATTACATTTAAGTAATGGGGATTTCATAGAAACAGAccaaacaataataaaaacatttaggaaAACTGTTATGCAGCAAAGTTTTATCAGTTCTTTACAGGGAGATACATAAATACATTATTTGAACGTCTGATAAAAATCTTGAACTATTCTAATGGAGCCAATTCTTGCATTTGATGCACCCCAATCACTAAACCTCCTGTATTCTCCAGGTCTCAGGTAGTATTGGCGTCCTCTGTAGTTGGGTTCCTCATAAAAGATCCAATGGCCTTCAATAACATTGCAGGAGTTGATTTCATGGTAGTTAAAATCTTTATAGATGTGTGGACTATCTTCTGTGAATTCCACCATCTGGCCTCTGAAGTCTTCTTTTTCATACAATTTGATCATAAAAGATCCTGTGTGCTGTAGGGTTTAAAGGAAATGGTATAAATCTGAATACTATGAAATAGAATGGAGAAAACAATATATGAGGTATAGCTGAATGGAGATAGTTGTTAATGACAGCTGGATTTACTATTCTAAAGAAAGAAAAGTTTTGGTTACTTGTGTTTGGCGATAAACAACCGTAAAATTAGGAAATTAGGAAAATGTTTAGTAACTGACCAGAGGAATCATGTGGCAAGAACTGATCGTATCATTAAATCCCATCCAGTGCTGGTAGTCGGGGTATTCtccttttttaagaaaatattgGTGACCCTTATTGTTAGCCTGCTCATAAATCATCCAAGAGCCGTTGTCAACTTTGATAGAGTTACAGCGGCTGACATGAGAGTGCAGGTCATTATTGTCGCTGCTGCACTCATAGGAGCGGCCCTTGAAATTCTTGTCCTCAAAGAAGGTGATctgtagaaaaaaataacaatagcaattatgatgataataataataataataataataatatcagcgGCATTTAATCCAGCCTTTAATGACTgagcaatttttttacgttttttgataATCGCAtttcaaaagctataactttgtaCATTTTCCATACACATACTGTAGCTGTATGAGtgcatgtttttttgcgggacaagttgtaatttttaacggcaccgtttttggggtacatatcgtttatttattaacttatacagtattacatttttttggggtataatgaaaaaaaacagacgtttttcTATTCTTCTTTTGTGTCTTAAAGTTACACCGTTTACTgtctggtataaataacataataactttttttctgcgggttgttacaattacgccaataccaaattcttatagttttttttcatgttttactacttttgcacaataagaacacaagtatttgtttttatgttgacatattctaagaaccatagctttttttttccgccgacgtagctgtagcttttattaatatatttttggggtgcataagagttttttttaaatgtttttattgcaTTATTTGGAAGGCAGGATGAATAGAAAAAAGGTAttctatattatattttattataattttaatGGCGTTAAATaacaataattttatagtttaagTTGTTacgaatgtgatgatacaaattatgtgtagcttttttaatattttagtattttttgtttattagtAACTTGTTTAaacatttttgtacttttttttaagtctCACTATGGGACTTCAATATGCGATCATTTGAATGCgtttataatacactgaaatacttctgAATTGCAGTGTAGTATGCCTCCAGCAGGGTCTAATAGGCATATACTGATGGCAGACTTGgagacctttgttaggcccccggctgccatggaaatcaTTGGCACCCCGCAATCTCATCGCAGGGGTGCTTATAGGGTGACAGAAAAGCCCCCTGCCTCTGAAACCACTTAGAGGCCCCAGTTgcaattgaccgcggcatctatgaGGTTAAACTAATGAGATCAGCGGTGACAGGCCAACACCCGCTCATGACACAGctatgggcggtcattaaggggttaatgaatgttTTAGCTTTGCACTCTAAATGCAATATAAATACTTAAAATATATTAATGATTATAGCATTATTTAGGCTTTTTTCACATAcatgttatggcttttgtaaaTAAATAAGTGAGCCAAGACAGCTATGTGGAAAGCACATAATGCCAACCTAAAATAGGTGCTAGTACAGTTTTTTGTGCATATCTTTTATATGTTTTATGGCAGTTCATACAAATTTTACTTATATGCTTGACTATATAAAGACAACTGTTACTGTCACAATTACAGttactataaaaaaacaaaaaacaacgacCTCCATAACACAATTCTATTGTTTAGCTCTAGTTTTACAATAGTTGTATTCTTATATTTAATATGCCATTttatgtaaaatataaataaaggaGTCCttgtgggataaaaaaaaatcctatttatttcatatatgttatataatccatatatatttttgacttttatttttataagttTGAGTGCATTTATCAGGTGGTATGCGTGTGGACATTTGGGTACAATTTAGATTGAATATCTTTACAAAAACTTtccttttatctatctatctatctatctatctatctatctatctatctatctatctatctatctatcatctatctatctatctatctatctatctatctatctatctatctatctatctatctatctatctatcatctatctatcatctatctatctatctatctatctatctatctatctatctatctatctatctatctatctatctatctatctatctatctatctatctatctatctatctatctatctatctatctatctatctatctatctatctatctatctatctatctatctatctatctatctatctatctatctatctatctatctatctatctatctatctatctatctatctatctatctatctatctatcatctatctatctcttagcATGGGAGAGAGAATTAAAGGGCTGCAGTAATTCACATCTCTGCAGTTATCCAAACTACTAAACAGCATAGAGCATTCATGTTTAATTCTAGATTAGAAACTTGAATTTACACACTGAGATGCATATCCTAAGAGGATTTTAGGTAGATCACTGAAGCTACAATTTAATATGAATAATCATCCTAAAGTACAGAAATATGATTTACCAAACATATTTACAATAACAATAAGTTTATCTATATTTAAACAATCCTAGAACATTTTCTATTCAAATACTCTCACTAGTAAACAAGTTTCAATGTGATACCAATAGTATAATAATATGGGGTATATGTTGATTATAATCTAGATTTAGAAGGCTATCTTCGCTCTAATACTTGCACATTTTTACAGGTTCTACCTTTATAATTGCCCTATAACACTgacgtgttgtatatatatatatatatatatatatatatatatatatatatatatatatatatatatatatatatatatatatatatatatatatatactacaattCTTACTACTGCGTAAATGACAACAGCTTCTAACACATATTAGTTCTTACCTTTCCCATTTTGACTTTATGAAAGGTTCAGTAAACTGTGATAAGAGAGGTAGTAGCTTTTATATAAACAAGTCCATTGCTAGGTCAGCAAAAACTAAACAAAAGAGGTTTTTTTGTGCCTGGATAAAAGTTCCCTTCAGTTGAATCTAATCTTTTTATCCAGAGAATTCACTATTTTTTCCAGTAGTGGGCAAAGCCTTTGTCCGCAGATTCCTGGCACAGCTACTGACTCACATGCCTGTTAAGTGCAGCAGAGTGGGAAAACAATGTTGACAAATGAGTGAATATACTCATTCTAAACCTACAGTTATTAGGTTGTTATTTTGcaatgttaatttaaaaaaaaagacaaacataTAATAATTATTAAAGAAACTGGAAAATGGGTATCAATATGTAATTCTCCAAATTAATAACTATATTACATCTTTCACAGATTTTctgtttcaatatttttttttattattaagtaGAACCACAGTCACAGTGGACATATAAATTCAGAtatctaaaatatttttttttctctaccttATAGGGGTGGTAGGgttatttaaaagttaaatgTTGTATTATGTGAATATAATGCAAATGATATGTCATTTTATATAATAAAGAATACCAAATTTAAAAAACCATGATATCATAATGTGTTTTCAGTGGCTAtccataagactgcaggtaaatCTACTGAGTTACAACAAAGGGATTACATCAAATTAGAATAAAATGTTAGTttgttttttcccccagaaaAAGAACCTCTGTTGTCATTAGGCTGTGcccagtattgcagctcagcccgatTCACGTttctaaaacaaacaaaaaaaaagaagggaaaaaaaggacctttttttttctaatgtcatACCAATTCTTTCACTAAGTGAATAATCACagtacaaaaaaaagaaacaaaattgtgCTACCTCAGTAAGGTAAAATGCTTTTTACACACAGAACAAAGATCATCGCTGTTATAATTTTTGGCGATTAGAGAACTGGACATGTAAGCAACCTTATATCTGATATCTTTAGTgctaattcagacgaacgttgaaatcgtccgtgtgacggctatttttttaatggcggtcacatggctgcatgtatttcaatggggctattcacatggccgttgattTAATGGACAGTGGGAATGggccgcaaaaaaataggacatgtcctattttttcagttTTCATGTATTccttaatagactcaagtctatgagggattcaggaaaacgggtcccgcacgggttcAAATCGGCCATATAAACGGCCATTGTTTACGGCCGATTTgacacacgttcatctgaatgagcccttagagtaATAACACTGGGGTAACATGACCGGCAGAGGGGTAATAGTCTTATCTTCTTAGGACATTTACTTTACATGTTCGATTTTGAATCATCTTTTAATCTAATATATTAACAAGATCATTCTCTTAATCTGCTGAATAAAGTCTTTTCTCTATAATGAGCCAAATGGAGTGGTAAATAGGAATTGCCAACTGCTCTCATTATTTTCTGgctcagggcttaataggagttcaaagattgcagacctgggggcctacattaggtcaccaggctgccatgacaaccattgcatCCCTCAATCGTGTCACGGGAAGTtgatgggctgtcggagggggctgcccccctcTTTCTTACGGCTTAGATGACAAGGTCGCTattgatcgtggcatctaaggggttaaattagcgcTATCCTGATTGTTACAGTGAAATGTTGGCTCTATCATATAGCCAACATCCACgtagtatggagctggctcagggggTTAATCAGCTTTGGAGTTCCAAATGTCAGGATTTCAATGTCATGTAGGTGGAGTTGCTCTTTACAGGAAACCCAATCAAGTTGAAAATGAAGGAGAGCTGAATAGATTGATATTCAGTATAGTTTGCAATGTATTctagaggggttgtccagtttcagacaTTTAATGTTATGTTTTGTGTCATTAAAAGTCATACAATTTTCCAGTATACTTTTTGTAtttattcctcatggttttcaagatctctgcttgttgttattcagtaggaacattcattgtttacttccagtggataaaactgtcaatggtcatgtaatggacaaaCAGGTTCTGGCATCGTTACAGTtagagtatgtgtatcagagctgtgtcttctaacgatcccagtacctgtgtgtctatcacatgatcatggacagaaaTGTATCCACTAGACGTAAACAATGAAAATGTATCTGTAGTACAACACAAATTGCGTAAGGCACACAGCCTCAGGGACTCTTTCTTTCTTCTTAAAAAGTATTATAGAAATATGTATTTGTCTATGTCTTATTGCAACCTGACATAGATCCTTTTTGTCGATAAGGGTGTACCATGATGATAACTATTATTTATGTAAGGTGTCTCAAGATGGCTACTGATCCATTCATCTCATTAGTCAGTATTCATTTATCTCATTGGTTAGCATTAATTTACTATCATTACGATTCTACAGTGGGTATGCCCTTAAACAATATGGCATCCATTATGCTCAGTAACATTATTGCGCATGCGCGTACGTCTAAATGATGTGTGACATCATGACGTACGTTGGCGCTAGATCGCATGTAGTTTGATCAGCAAACATGCGCAGTAGGGAGTATAGGAAGCGAACGGCCTTCCCAGATGACATCCCATTTTAAACCATTAGTCAATAATaaggagttggtcccccctttgcagctaaaaaagCTTCCACTCATCTGGAAGGCGTACtagaagattttggagtgtgtctgtgggaatttttgtccattcatccagaagagcatttgtgaggtcagacactgatgttgaacgAGAGGGCTGGGCTTGCAATTTCCATTCTAGTTCatgccaaaggtgtttgatgaagTTAAGGTCCGGGCTCTGTGTGGGCAAGTCAAGTTCTTCCGCACCAAACTCAccaaaccatgcctttatggaccttactttgtgcactggggcacagtcatgctggaacaggaaagggccttccccaaactgttcccacaaagttgtaagcatacaattgtccaaaatgtcttggtatgctgaagcattaagattttccttcaatggaactaaggggcctagactgacccctgaaaaacaaccctagAGCTTTATTCCTCCTacgccaaactttacagttggcacaatgcagtcaggcaggaaaCATTCTCCTGCCATTCGCACAACCCATACTCGTCCATCAGTTTGCCAGATAGAggggcgtgattcatcactccacagaacacgtttccactgctccatagTCCAGTGGCAACGTGGAACAGAAAAaagggaggattcctccagctcaccttatcacagGTATAGTGGTTAGCGCACGGATccacgtgtcggcacacgtacttGCATAGACAAAGAAAAAAAGGGGATTGAATCCAGCGCTGAGGATCAGTGCATCTGATAAAAAtaggaagcttcttccaagttttattttcatAAATTTAAAAGCAGTGCAAAAAATAATGAAAAGCTGGTATAGTCCAAAGTACAGAGGATGGTTTAGATGATAGgctgtagcctacgcgtttcagacgcctgctgcgtccttagtcatggcaacgtgctttacaccactccatctgacgcttggcactgtgcttggtgatgtaaggcttgcatgcagctactCGGCCTTAGAAACCCATGCCATAAAGCTCCCagagcacagtttttgtgcgaatGATAATGCCAGAAGAGGTTTGGAATGCCAGTTTTTttaagtcagcagagcattggtaaACACTTCAACTTTACAATAGTAgccctcacagttgatcgtggaatatctagaaggAAAAATTTcgcgaactgacttgttacaacggtggcatcctattacagtaccacgctggaattcagtgagctctttggaACGACCCACACTTTCAGAAGTGTTTGTAAAAGCAGACTACATGGGTAGGTGCTGgatttttatacacctgtggcaatgggactgaatgaaggaTTAATAGGTGTGTCTCAATACCTTTGCTCAGTGTATAGTGTATCTCTGGGATGTCAGAGgactgaattaaaaaaacaacttgacAGCTCATATAATATATTAGGATTCAAAACATGAACCACATATTTTTTAAAGAGCATTATTTAATGAGAAATTTGTGCAAAAAGCATTTCTATCAATCATTACAGATGCTAGATACGTCTGAATGATCCTACTCTGGAGCTGTTAGGTTTCCAGTCACTGTGTCTCCTGTACTCtccaggttacatagttacatattacatacatagttacatagtttgtatggttgaaaaaagacacacgtccatcaagttcaaccaagggatgggaaaggggaagtaaaaaatgtcaacaaataggagctaatatttctttgttctaggaaattatctaagccttttttgaagccatctactgtccctgctgtgaccagctcctgctataaattcaccgttctcacagtaaagaaggcttgtcgcctctgcaggttgaacctttctttttccagacggagggagtgcccccttgttttttgaggggattttacatggaacaggatttcactatattttttgtatgtgccattcatatatttatataagttaatcatgtccccccttagtcgtcttttctcaaggctaaataggtttagttcttttaatctttcctcataacttagattctccatgccccttattagcttcgttgctcttctttgtattttttccaactccagggcatcctttctatgaactggaacccagaactggactgcatattctagatgaggcctcactaatgctttgtaaagtggtaatattacatccctgtcccgcgagtccatgcctcttttgatacacaacaatattttgctggcctttgaagcagctgattgacactgcatgctgttatttagtttatgatttacaagtacacccagatccttttcaacaagtgactcccccagtgtagctccccctaggacatatgatgcatgcaggttgttcgtacccaggtgcataactttacatttatctacattaaacttaattttccaagtggacgcccaaacacttagtttgtttaaatctgcctgcaattcacaaacatcttccatagtctgaactatattgcatagcttggtgtcatctgcaaaaatagaaatagtgctattaattccactgtgctggctgtcacttataatactatttattgtcacataattctgtatatagtacctcaatagcccctcaaacattttccccacaattgatgttaagcttactggtctacaattacccggcgaagacctagagccctttttgaaaataggcaccacatttgcccggcGCCAGTCCCtttgcactataccagtcatgagagactctctaaatattatgaagagggggacagaaataactgaactaagctccttaagaactctagggtgtagcccatctggtcccggggccttgtgtacgtttattttatttaatttggcttgcaccatatctacattcatccaattcagtatatcaactgatatattaacagcactggcagcggctacatcagctgctctttcttctgttgtatatacagagcggaagaacccatttagttactctgccttctcttgatcccctgtgaccaactccccattaccactatctaagggtcctacatgttcagaccctggcttttttgcatttatatgcttgaagaattttttaggatttgtttttctatccttggccacctgcctttcattttgtatttttgctgattttattatctttttacagattttattaagctatttat
Protein-coding regions in this window:
- the LOC142656593 gene encoding gamma-crystallin 2-like produces the protein MGKITFFEDKNFKGRSYECSSDNNDLHSHVSRCNSIKVDNGSWMIYEQANNKGHQYFLKKGEYPDYQHWMGFNDTISSCHMIPLHTGSFMIKLYEKEDFRGQMVEFTEDSPHIYKDFNYHEINSCNVIEGHWIFYEEPNYRGRQYYLRPGEYRRFSDWGASNARIGSIRIVQDFYQTFK